The sequence tgttaaataaacattttctgattaCATTTGATAAGTAATGTGTGTGAATATGAAGGTCACGATGACAATAAAATTGATGTAAATagtgtgaaagtggattaaATAGATTggttttcataaatactgaggTACATGTTTGTGAATAAACACAGATCTACTTCCTAACCTGATCTCCGGTCACTCGGAGTGCACGCACACCGCCACGTTCTTGTGTCTCTCCCAGTAGTGACAATCCTCAGGAAAGCTCCACGCCGCCGCCGACGCCTTGTGGCGACTCACGGCGTGGACCACGAACCCGTGCAGCTGCGTCTCCAGCAGCTCCACCACGGCGGGGGCGTTTCCCTTCCTGGCCTGGCCCTCCATGGCCTCCCGGACCCGGTCCCTGGGAACCGGCTGAGGTTTGGTGCTGTAGGACACCAACAGGTTGATGTTGTTCACCTGCAGCACCTCGAACCAGTTCCGTCCCGCCACGTGGTGGAAGTGCTCCCCCGCGCGCCAGTTGCGGTACGTGCTGCCCGCGTGGTTGATGAGCCGCACTGACCAGAACACCCAGTCGAACTTCTTCACCAGGAAGTCCAGCAGCTGCTGAGTGGTCTCCTGCAGGTCCTCGCTGTCCTTCTCCTGCAGGACGCGCTCGGCGTCGGCCTTAGCCTGCTCGGGGAACGCAGCGATGCACGACTCGATGCTGGTTTTCATCCTGGACTCCACTTCTTCGATCTTGTTGCTCCATTCTTGAATTTTGTCGTCTTCTTCGTCTGGACCTTGTGTGAGCGCGCAGTGGCCAAGCAGCGCGATCAAACCCAGGCAGAGCAGCTCCTTCATTCGGACACAGAAATCCTCAAGGAGACGACGGTTCCTCGCTACGTACCTGCAAAACACAACAGATGGGAAGTGTTAGTCCTGGAGGTCTGCAGCGCTGCATGTTTCACACCAGGGCTCGACAACCTAATATGTTCAGGCAGGggagtcaaactcattttagtttaaaatcttcctgtcttaaatttgacatgtgtttgacacatttttcagGTAATTTaccttgatctcctgacatgtttcaacagtctactgccagtcttcttcagaggcgtctgctgattgctttgatgtgtccttgacttccgcataataattccagcaaattcattttgtcttcttcttaAATAATATCTTAAAGTTTCTGgtttgctggaattactacacggaagtcaaggacacatcatgACCTCCCACTTGTGTGATAATGTCGTATGCTGATGACACTGTCATCTACACGGATGGGAGGGAACCAAACTATCAATGGTAATGGACAAAATATCTACGTGGTTGGATGATTCCTGTCTAACATCGAAtgtgagtaaaacaaaaaaaaaaacgtacgcATAAATTACGCCAGTAAAAGGAGAAAAACTTCTAAATGTCAACGAGTTCAGATACCTTGGCATCATTTTAGATTTGACTAAGCTTTAAGAAACATATCAAAAAGGTATGTCATACTATAAATTATAATCTGTTCACATTTAAATCTATAAGAAATGCATTGACAATACAAGGAACCAAAACCTACTTCAGTGGTATTACCCTCTGACTCTGTGGGTATCATGCTGGTCACAAGCCAACAAATCAACACTAAAACCTTTAGAATCTCTTTATAAGTCAGCACTTAGGATTCTAGACAGGAAATCACCACAGTATCATCACTGTCAAATATGAACCAAATATAAAATGCTCAACTTTGAATGTATAATTAAGTCAGCCAATCTAAAGTTACTATTCAAGATTATTAATAATGTAGCACCTCCATCACTGAAAAGGTTTGTCCAATTAACCTCTGATCAGATGGTCAAATGAAACCATGCCATATTATTCAAATAGAAGACAAACTAGCTGGAATTATTGCTCGACAAACAGTGGCTTTGTGGCCTTTTGCTGCTCATTAGTTAGTTTATCCAATTGCTTCAACTCTCTTTGTCCTTTCGACCAATCACCGTATCCGTCTAACCATCAAAGTATAAACCTCTGGCCATTTTCTCTTCATTCAACACGAACGTAACGTGAACCTACTGAGAAATCTCACCATGAAAAGAGGCGTTACAGAGAGACAGAGGCAGTGAATGTCATGAGTGGTGTTTTGAATAAACTGGTTTCTCATTTAATCTGGTGACTCAGTCTGGATGTTAGCTCGTTGTGCGGACATGTCAGAAATGAGATAAAATGGGAACCAGTTGCACCAAAACACCAGTGAACATGTACAAAGAGCCACAGTGAAAGATGACATCATCTATCAGGTAATAAATCATCAAATGAATTTCAGTATTATCCATTTATTAGTGGTGATGTAGATGGTGTGGAGCTACTGGTGTTTGTTAGACAAGGTGGAAAATCATCTTTGGATATTGGAGATGCCACTCAAAAGCCTTTCGGGTCCGaaaccaccagttgagaactatggaggtagatgtgtgtgtttttcattttaaaaaaagaacttcaacccaaaaaagttgttttttagtaACGTAAAGtctttttgattgaaaatatt is a genomic window of Gouania willdenowi chromosome 16, fGouWil2.1, whole genome shotgun sequence containing:
- the rpz6 gene encoding rapunzel 6 — translated: MSSSLEKVVAQKKEAIEAAMDMFERGAEVLASAVGELFPLCEAAAPVLRLALDNVHSKEVFYVKEQFLTVRNKLDVLSGQLEDIDCEIKKGRLDSQYFSVEENIRNQFRKYMDILEAKQQFKEVKTRLFLEHFAKTGGEKNLFVLHDALMGTNSFGESILEVVQRYVARNRRLLEDFCVRMKELLCLGLIALLGHCALTQGPDEEDDKIQEWSNKIEEVESRMKTSIESCIAAFPEQAKADAERVLQEKDSEDLQETTQQLLDFLVKKFDWVFWSVRLINHAGSTYRNWRAGEHFHHVAGRNWFEVLQVNNINLLVSYSTKPQPVPRDRVREAMEGQARKGNAPAVVELLETQLHGFVVHAVSRHKASAAAWSFPEDCHYWERHKNVAVCVHSE